In Candidatus Defluviibacterium haderslevense, the following are encoded in one genomic region:
- a CDS encoding 50S ribosomal protein L10, giving the protein MTREEKTIQIQTLKDKFSNSQFFYITDSSTLSVEKINQFRRLCFDKGIEMHVVKNTLAKKALEGLENDSVYAPIYKSLVGPTSILFTDNAKAPAHLLEEFRKTNERPILKAAYIDSDVFFGDDQIKILVKLKSKEELLGEVIMILQSPATRVIGALKSGGSTIAGLVKTLQERGEAQA; this is encoded by the coding sequence ATGACTCGCGAAGAAAAAACAATACAAATACAAACACTAAAAGATAAATTTTCTAACTCACAGTTTTTTTATATTACTGATTCTTCTACATTAAGTGTTGAGAAAATCAACCAATTTAGAAGACTTTGTTTTGATAAAGGAATTGAGATGCATGTGGTTAAAAATACCCTTGCAAAAAAAGCCTTAGAAGGATTAGAAAATGATAGCGTCTATGCGCCAATATATAAATCTTTAGTTGGACCAACTTCGATATTATTCACTGACAATGCAAAGGCTCCTGCTCATTTGTTGGAAGAATTTAGAAAAACCAATGAAAGACCGATATTAAAAGCGGCTTACATAGATTCTGATGTATTTTTTGGTGATGACCAAATTAAGATCTTGGTTAAATTAAAATCAAAAGAGGAGTTACTTGGAGAGGTTATTATGATATTACAATCTCCTGCAACTCGAGTAATCGGTGCATTGAAATCCGGAGGATCTACGATCGCAGGATTGGTTAAAACCCTTCAAGAAAGAGGGGAAGCACAAGCATAA
- the tuf gene encoding elongation factor Tu: protein MAKETYNRAKPHVNIGTIGHVDHGKTTLTSAITSVLADQGLAKKKDYDSIDNAPEEKERGITINTAHVEYETQKRHYAHVDCPGHADYVKNMVTGAAQMDGAILVVAATDGPMPQTREHILLARQVGVPKVVVFMNKVDLVDDPEMLELVEMEVRELLDKYQFDGNNAAVIRGSALKALEGDATGKASIQALMDAVDEQIPEPVRLIDKPFLMPVEDVFSITGRGTVATGRIERGVIKVGESVELVGMMKPGEKPLTSTCTGVEMFRKLLDRGEAGDNAGILLRGLEKDDIKRGMVICAPNSVKPHMKFKCEVYVLSKDEGGRHTPFFKGYRPQFYFRTTDVTGECQLPDGVEMIMPGDNTSLTVALLNPIAMEKGLRFAIREGGRTVGAGQVTEIIE, encoded by the coding sequence ATGGCAAAGGAAACATACAACCGGGCAAAACCCCACGTCAACATTGGTACAATCGGCCACGTTGACCATGGTAAAACAACTTTAACTTCAGCTATCACTTCTGTTCTTGCAGATCAGGGATTGGCTAAGAAGAAAGATTATGATTCAATTGATAACGCTCCTGAAGAAAAAGAGAGAGGTATCACGATTAACACGGCTCACGTAGAGTATGAAACGCAAAAAAGACATTATGCACACGTAGACTGTCCAGGTCACGCTGACTATGTTAAGAACATGGTTACGGGAGCTGCACAAATGGATGGTGCAATTCTTGTGGTTGCTGCTACTGATGGACCTATGCCACAAACTAGAGAGCATATACTTTTGGCTCGTCAGGTTGGTGTGCCTAAGGTAGTCGTTTTTATGAATAAAGTGGATTTAGTTGATGATCCGGAAATGCTAGAACTTGTAGAAATGGAAGTTCGTGAATTATTGGATAAATATCAATTCGATGGCAATAATGCTGCTGTAATTAGAGGTTCTGCCTTAAAAGCACTTGAAGGAGATGCTACAGGAAAAGCTTCAATTCAAGCATTAATGGATGCAGTAGACGAACAAATACCTGAACCAGTAAGGTTGATTGACAAACCTTTCTTAATGCCGGTTGAAGACGTATTCTCGATTACAGGTCGTGGTACAGTAGCAACAGGTAGAATTGAAAGAGGAGTAATCAAAGTAGGAGAAAGTGTTGAACTTGTTGGTATGATGAAACCAGGAGAAAAACCATTGACTTCGACTTGTACTGGAGTTGAGATGTTCCGTAAATTATTGGATCGTGGAGAAGCAGGTGATAACGCTGGTATCTTATTAAGAGGTCTTGAAAAAGATGATATTAAGAGAGGTATGGTTATCTGTGCACCAAACTCCGTTAAACCTCACATGAAATTCAAATGCGAAGTTTACGTACTTTCTAAAGATGAAGGTGGACGTCACACACCTTTCTTTAAAGGTTACCGACCACAATTTTATTTCCGTACAACTGACGTAACTGGAGAGTGTCAATTACCTGATGGCGTTGAGATGATCATGCCTGGTGATAATACTTCTTTAACAGTAGCTTTATTGAATCCAATAGCAATGGAGAAAGGTCTTCGTTTCGCGATTCGTGAAGGTGGTCGTACAGTAGGTGCGGGACAAGTAACAGAAATAATTGAATAA
- the rplL gene encoding 50S ribosomal protein L7/L12, with translation MVDVNALAEQLVNLTIKEVNELASVLKDQYGIEPAAAAVAVAAAPSNDGGGAAAAEKTEFDVFLKSGGANKLNVIKEVKNILNLGLKEAKDLVDGAPAVLKQGVSKEEANSLKDALTAAGAEIEIK, from the coding sequence ATGGTTGATGTAAATGCTTTAGCTGAACAACTAGTAAACTTAACAATCAAAGAGGTTAACGAACTAGCTTCAGTTTTAAAAGATCAATACGGAATTGAACCAGCTGCTGCTGCTGTAGCTGTTGCTGCTGCCCCTTCAAATGATGGTGGTGGAGCTGCTGCTGCTGAAAAAACTGAGTTTGATGTATTCTTAAAGTCAGGAGGCGCTAATAAGCTAAATGTCATTAAAGAAGTTAAAAACATTCTTAATTTAGGTTTGAAAGAAGCTAAAGACTTAGTGGATGGTGCACCAGCTGTATTAAAACAAGGTGTTTCAAAAGAGGAAGCAAATTCGTTAAAAGATGCATTAACTGCTGCTGGAGCAGAAATAGAAATCAAATAA
- the nusG gene encoding transcription termination/antitermination factor NusG: MADETRWYSLRVISGKEKKIRERLIADILRSGWADIVPQIIVPSEKVYKIRNSKKVIMERNILPGYLLVEAFPSKFSGEIVQHLSNMPDVIHFLGKNNPIPMTQVEANRMLGKVDDSQDAGETMIEPFIAGETVKIIDGPFNDFIGDVKEVNEEKKKLKVIVKIFGRGTEVELNFMQVEKNN; this comes from the coding sequence ATGGCAGATGAAACAAGATGGTACTCATTAAGAGTAATTAGCGGAAAGGAAAAGAAAATTCGTGAACGACTAATTGCGGACATCTTGAGATCTGGATGGGCTGATATAGTTCCACAAATAATTGTACCTTCTGAAAAGGTGTACAAAATCAGGAACAGCAAAAAAGTAATCATGGAGCGAAATATCCTCCCTGGTTATTTGTTAGTTGAAGCATTTCCATCCAAATTTAGTGGTGAAATCGTTCAACACTTAAGTAATATGCCAGATGTCATCCATTTTTTGGGAAAAAACAATCCAATCCCAATGACCCAAGTAGAAGCTAATAGAATGCTTGGAAAAGTGGACGATTCTCAAGATGCCGGAGAGACCATGATTGAACCATTTATAGCTGGTGAAACAGTAAAAATAATTGATGGTCCTTTCAATGATTTTATCGGCGATGTGAAAGAAGTAAATGAAGAAAAGAAAAAATTAAAAGTAATTGTAAAAATATTTGGACGAGGCACTGAAGTTGAATTGAACTTCATGCAAGTCGAAAAAAATAATTAA
- the rpoB gene encoding DNA-directed RNA polymerase subunit beta yields the protein MASSIINKKTITRHSFAKAPLKTDYPDFLEIQLKSFIEFFQLETTPDKRANEGLFKVFKENFPISDARSIFVLEFLDYYVDPPRYDISECVQRGLTYSVPLKARLRLSCNDVEHVDFKTIEQDVFLGNIPYMTTKGTFVINGAERVVVSQLHRSPGVFFSQSYHPNGTKIFSARVIPFKGAWMEFATDINMVMYAYIDRKKKFPVTTLLRAIGFDTDKEILNLFNLSEEIKATAKELKKAIGRKLAARVLRRWTEDFVDEDTGELVTLERNEIILERDTMLDEENIQHVQSSGVDTIILQKEDIEEDYSIIYNTLQKDPSSSEIEAVTHIYRQLRGSDPPDEETARGIIDKLFFSDKRYNLGNVGRYKINKKLNQGTPDSVLVLTKEDIIAIVKYLVSLINQKAELDDIDHLSNRRVKTVGEQLFAQFGVGLARMARTIRERMNVRDNEVFTPIDLINARTLSSVINSFFGTSQLSQFLDQTNPLSEITHKRRISALGPGGLSRERAGFEVRDVHYSHYGRLCTIETPEGPNIGLISTLCVHARVNGMGFLETPYWKVDSGKVNINAGIRFLSAEEEDYAKIAQANVPLNTKGEFQIDKLKGREHGEFPVLEPNELEFMDVAPNQIVGVSASLIPFLENDDANRALMGSNMQRQAVPLIRPQSPIVGTGLEGKVALDSRMLINAEGDGVVEYVDAKKIVIRYDRTEEDQLVSFEDNIKEYPLTKFARTNQATCINLKPIVMKGDRVSLGTILSEGYATESGELALGTNLQVAFMPWKGYNFEDAIVLSERVLQEDVFTSIHIESFELEVRDTKLGEEELTNDIPNVSEEATKDLDENGIIRIGANVAEGDILIGKITPKGETDPTPEEKLLRAIFGDKAGDVKDASLKVPPSIEGVVIDKQLYARAKKDKFQKVQEKDLLQRLDDKHNVSLNELRIILIDKLLKIIKDQVSAGVKSIYGEELIGKGTKYTNASLKKVDFVKVDYANWTKDEEKNKLIALLLHNYNIKVSEEVGKFKREKFNISIGDELPSGVLKLAKVYIAKKRKLKVGDKLAGRHGNKGIVSRIVRVEDMPFLEDGTPVDIVLNPLGVPSRMNLGQIFETVLGWAGKKLGMKFATPIFDGATIQDIDAYVKQAELPAFGQSYLVDGESGDRFHQQATVGVIYMLKLSHMVDDKMHARSIGPYSLITQQPLGGKAQFGGQRFGEMEVWALEAFGAANILRELLTLKSDDIIGRAKTYEAIVKGDNLPEPNIPESFNVLIHELRGLVLDVKFES from the coding sequence ATGGCTTCTAGTATAATAAACAAAAAGACAATTACTCGACACAGTTTTGCTAAAGCTCCTCTCAAAACTGATTACCCAGATTTTTTGGAGATTCAACTTAAGTCATTCATTGAATTTTTTCAGCTTGAAACTACACCTGATAAAAGAGCAAATGAAGGTTTATTTAAAGTATTTAAGGAAAATTTTCCAATATCAGATGCCAGAAGCATTTTTGTTTTGGAATTTTTGGATTATTATGTTGACCCACCACGTTATGATATAAGTGAATGCGTTCAACGTGGATTGACTTATAGTGTTCCATTAAAAGCTCGTTTAAGATTATCGTGTAATGATGTAGAACACGTAGATTTTAAAACTATAGAGCAAGATGTATTCCTAGGGAATATACCTTATATGACTACAAAAGGTACATTCGTAATCAATGGAGCTGAACGTGTTGTGGTTTCTCAATTGCATAGATCTCCAGGAGTATTTTTTAGTCAATCTTATCACCCTAATGGAACTAAGATTTTTTCAGCCCGGGTAATACCTTTCAAAGGAGCCTGGATGGAATTTGCTACAGACATTAATATGGTCATGTATGCTTACATTGATAGAAAAAAGAAATTCCCGGTTACAACATTATTAAGAGCCATAGGCTTTGATACAGATAAAGAAATTCTAAATTTATTTAACTTATCTGAAGAAATTAAAGCAACTGCTAAAGAATTAAAGAAAGCCATAGGACGAAAACTTGCAGCTCGAGTATTACGTAGATGGACTGAAGACTTTGTTGATGAAGATACTGGTGAATTAGTAACTCTTGAGCGTAATGAAATCATCCTTGAGCGGGATACTATGCTTGATGAAGAAAATATTCAGCATGTACAAAGTTCAGGAGTTGATACCATTATTTTACAAAAAGAAGACATAGAGGAGGATTACTCCATTATATATAATACTTTACAAAAAGATCCTTCTAGTTCAGAAATCGAAGCGGTTACACATATTTATCGACAATTAAGAGGAAGTGATCCTCCAGATGAAGAAACAGCGAGAGGGATCATTGATAAATTATTTTTCTCGGACAAGAGATATAATTTAGGAAATGTTGGTCGATATAAGATCAATAAGAAATTGAATCAAGGTACTCCAGATTCTGTTTTGGTCTTAACCAAAGAAGACATCATTGCAATTGTTAAATATCTGGTTTCTTTGATCAATCAAAAAGCAGAGTTAGACGATATTGATCACTTATCTAATAGACGTGTAAAGACTGTTGGAGAACAGTTGTTTGCTCAATTTGGGGTTGGACTTGCAAGAATGGCAAGAACCATTCGTGAAAGAATGAACGTTCGTGATAACGAAGTTTTTACACCCATTGATTTAATTAATGCAAGAACGCTTTCTTCTGTTATTAATTCGTTTTTTGGTACAAGTCAACTTTCACAATTCTTAGATCAAACCAATCCTTTATCTGAAATTACACACAAGCGAAGAATTTCAGCGCTAGGGCCAGGTGGTTTATCTAGAGAGCGTGCAGGATTTGAGGTAAGGGACGTACATTACTCACATTATGGAAGGCTTTGTACTATTGAAACACCGGAAGGTCCTAATATTGGATTGATATCAACATTATGTGTTCACGCTAGGGTAAATGGGATGGGTTTCTTAGAAACTCCTTATTGGAAAGTAGATAGCGGAAAAGTAAATATCAATGCAGGTATTAGATTTTTGTCTGCAGAAGAAGAAGATTATGCAAAAATTGCACAAGCAAATGTCCCTTTAAACACAAAAGGTGAATTCCAAATTGATAAATTAAAAGGAAGAGAACATGGAGAATTTCCGGTTCTTGAACCTAATGAACTTGAGTTCATGGATGTTGCGCCTAACCAAATTGTAGGGGTTTCAGCTTCATTAATTCCATTCTTGGAAAATGATGATGCTAACCGTGCTTTGATGGGATCTAACATGCAGCGTCAAGCTGTTCCTTTAATTCGACCACAATCACCAATTGTAGGAACCGGGTTGGAAGGCAAAGTGGCATTAGATTCTCGGATGTTGATTAACGCAGAGGGAGATGGTGTAGTTGAATATGTTGATGCTAAAAAAATAGTTATTAGATATGATAGAACTGAAGAAGATCAACTCGTATCTTTTGAAGATAATATCAAAGAATATCCGTTAACAAAGTTTGCACGTACCAACCAGGCAACATGTATTAATTTGAAACCAATCGTCATGAAAGGCGATCGAGTTTCATTAGGTACCATTTTGAGTGAAGGTTATGCTACCGAATCAGGGGAATTGGCATTAGGTACCAATTTGCAAGTTGCATTCATGCCTTGGAAAGGTTATAACTTCGAAGATGCGATTGTATTGTCAGAACGTGTATTGCAAGAAGATGTTTTTACATCTATACATATTGAAAGCTTTGAATTAGAAGTTAGAGATACTAAACTTGGTGAAGAAGAATTAACCAATGATATACCAAACGTTAGTGAAGAAGCTACAAAAGATTTGGATGAAAATGGTATCATTCGAATAGGTGCAAATGTTGCAGAGGGAGATATTCTTATTGGTAAAATTACACCTAAGGGTGAAACCGATCCAACTCCTGAAGAAAAATTATTACGTGCAATATTCGGAGATAAGGCAGGTGATGTAAAGGATGCTTCACTTAAAGTTCCACCATCTATAGAAGGTGTTGTAATTGATAAGCAACTTTATGCTCGTGCGAAAAAAGATAAATTCCAAAAAGTTCAAGAAAAGGATTTATTACAACGATTAGATGATAAGCACAACGTATCACTCAATGAGTTGAGAATTATTTTGATTGATAAATTATTGAAAATAATTAAAGATCAAGTAAGTGCCGGAGTTAAGAGTATCTATGGTGAAGAACTCATCGGAAAAGGTACCAAATATACTAACGCTTCATTGAAGAAAGTCGATTTTGTAAAAGTTGATTATGCGAATTGGACTAAAGACGAGGAAAAGAATAAATTAATCGCATTACTACTTCATAACTATAATATTAAAGTAAGTGAAGAAGTAGGAAAGTTCAAGCGTGAAAAATTCAACATTAGTATTGGTGATGAATTACCATCTGGTGTATTGAAATTAGCAAAAGTGTATATTGCTAAAAAGAGAAAACTTAAAGTTGGAGATAAGCTTGCAGGTCGTCATGGTAATAAAGGAATTGTTTCCAGAATAGTTAGAGTAGAAGACATGCCTTTCTTAGAGGATGGAACACCAGTTGATATTGTGTTGAATCCATTGGGTGTGCCTTCACGGATGAACTTAGGACAAATTTTCGAAACTGTATTAGGATGGGCAGGTAAAAAATTGGGGATGAAATTTGCTACTCCAATTTTTGATGGTGCAACTATCCAGGATATCGATGCTTATGTTAAACAAGCAGAGTTGCCAGCATTTGGGCAATCCTATTTGGTTGATGGTGAGAGTGGAGATCGTTTTCATCAACAAGCGACTGTAGGTGTTATTTACATGTTGAAATTGTCACACATGGTAGATGATAAAATGCACGCTAGGTCAATAGGACCATATTCATTAATTACACAACAACCACTCGGAGGTAAAGCTCAATTTGGAGGTCAACGTTTTGGTGAGATGGAAGTATGGGCACTAGAAGCATTTGGTGCTGCGAATATTTTACGTGAATTATTAACATTGAAATCAGATGATATTATTGGTCGTGCTAAGACGTACGAAGCCATTGTGAAAGGTGATAATTTACCTGAACCAAATATTCCTGAATCATTTAATGTATTAATACACGAACTTAGAGGATTAGTATTAGATGTTAAATTTGAATCTTAA
- the rplK gene encoding 50S ribosomal protein L11: MAKEIETFIKLQVKGGAANPAPPVGPALGSKGVNIMEFCKRFNAKTQDTPGKLLPVVITVYKDKSFEFVVKTPPAAIQLLELSKVAKGSPEPNRKKVGSVSWSQIEEIAKIKMVDLNAFTLESAMKMVAGTARSMGLTVSGTAPWA; this comes from the coding sequence ATGGCTAAGGAAATCGAAACGTTTATCAAATTACAAGTGAAGGGTGGTGCAGCAAATCCAGCTCCGCCTGTTGGTCCAGCACTTGGTTCCAAAGGTGTTAACATCATGGAGTTTTGTAAACGATTTAATGCTAAAACACAAGATACTCCTGGAAAATTGCTTCCAGTAGTTATTACCGTTTATAAAGATAAGTCTTTTGAATTTGTTGTTAAAACGCCACCTGCTGCGATCCAATTATTGGAATTGTCAAAAGTAGCAAAAGGCTCACCTGAACCAAATAGAAAAAAAGTTGGATCAGTGAGTTGGTCTCAAATAGAAGAAATTGCAAAAATTAAAATGGTAGATTTAAATGCATTTACATTGGAATCTGCAATGAAAATGGTTGCCGGTACTGCAAGAAGTATGGGACTAACCGTTTCAGGTACAGCCCCTTGGGCATAA
- a CDS encoding 50S ribosomal protein L1, translating to MSKVSKKRKKANELVTSTKYYLLEEACSVVKEANTTKFDASVDLHVRLGVDPRKPDQAIRGTVTLPNGTGKTKRVLVLCTPEKEAEAKNVGADYVGLDEYIQKIEGGWTDIDVIIAMPTVMAKLGKIGRILGPRGLMPNPKTGTVTMDIASAVNEVKGGKIAFRVDKFGIIHASVGRVSFSAIKLKENAEEFLHAINKLKPSSAKGAYFKSISMASTMSPGIKIDPKVVR from the coding sequence ATGTCAAAAGTATCTAAAAAAAGAAAGAAAGCAAATGAATTGGTCACATCGACCAAATATTATTTGTTGGAAGAAGCTTGTTCAGTTGTAAAAGAAGCCAATACAACTAAATTTGACGCTTCAGTTGATTTACATGTTCGACTTGGTGTAGATCCAAGAAAACCTGATCAAGCTATCAGAGGAACTGTAACCTTACCAAACGGTACAGGAAAAACAAAACGAGTACTGGTCCTATGTACTCCTGAAAAAGAAGCGGAAGCAAAAAATGTTGGTGCAGATTATGTAGGTCTTGATGAATATATCCAAAAGATAGAAGGTGGATGGACTGATATAGATGTCATAATAGCAATGCCTACTGTAATGGCTAAACTTGGAAAAATTGGTCGTATACTAGGGCCAAGAGGACTCATGCCTAACCCTAAAACAGGTACAGTAACTATGGATATAGCTTCTGCTGTGAATGAGGTTAAGGGTGGTAAAATTGCATTCAGGGTTGATAAATTTGGTATAATCCATGCTTCAGTTGGTCGTGTTTCATTTTCTGCAATCAAATTAAAAGAGAACGCTGAAGAATTTTTACATGCTATCAATAAGTTAAAGCCTTCATCTGCAAAAGGTGCTTATTTTAAATCTATTTCTATGGCATCAACAATGAGTCCTGGAATTAAGATAGATCCTAAAGTAGTTCGTTAA
- the secE gene encoding preprotein translocase subunit SecE — protein MDKFLLYLKESYSELLEKVTWPTWPNLLDSARVVIIASVIIALVILAMDLIANTALGFIYNL, from the coding sequence ATGGATAAATTCTTATTATATTTAAAAGAGAGTTACAGTGAACTTCTCGAAAAAGTAACCTGGCCTACTTGGCCTAATTTACTTGATAGCGCGAGAGTGGTAATTATTGCATCTGTAATTATAGCTTTGGTGATATTAGCAATGGATTTGATTGCCAATACTGCTTTGGGATTCATTTATAATCTATAA
- the raiA gene encoding ribosome-associated translation inhibitor RaiA — MVTRIQSVHFDADLKLIQFIEEKLSTLDHFLAKSTIEAKVVLTLEKVGKIQDKIVEILINLPGRAVVAKSRNKSFERALFETLQSIKRQILKYKSKIQEKQ; from the coding sequence ATGGTGACTAGAATTCAATCTGTACATTTTGACGCTGATTTAAAGTTAATTCAGTTTATTGAAGAAAAATTAAGCACGCTTGATCATTTTTTGGCTAAAAGCACTATTGAAGCCAAGGTTGTGCTCACCTTAGAAAAAGTCGGTAAGATCCAGGATAAGATCGTTGAAATCCTAATAAACCTCCCCGGACGAGCTGTTGTTGCAAAAAGCAGAAACAAAAGTTTTGAAAGAGCATTATTTGAAACATTACAAAGTATTAAAAGACAGATACTTAAGTATAAAAGTAAAATTCAGGAAAAGCAATAA